A DNA window from Trichomycterus rosablanca isolate fTriRos1 chromosome 9, fTriRos1.hap1, whole genome shotgun sequence contains the following coding sequences:
- the rnf217 gene encoding probable E3 ubiquitin-protein ligase RNF217 has translation MGEEPGCVNVASNNMSDRIGSDAQTAGSGSDWAAQVETQSCDFTGDVEEPEETRAVESNLDIKQHQEAERRTSPVDILRRNFAAIRPPSVGKYNVETSKVGSMLDQEKLAVIQVPPCISYFNVSKQSLEGESRTNLETARPPSVGKYNIATSKVGSMLDQEKLAVIQVPPYISSFNVSEQRKVEETDSDFPDLSTSLELEDLQLSILERNLESNIKAIEENEICQSKEHVYCTVYCIANDNYRKPLEAAPPSDPESPPPSELPEVCSPVNLPNPNLDLEICHYPEPYTLRDLVDPSMFSSILNVDDLVLTCLVCLDVRAIRPLHCCKKSVCEDCLKSYIESQVLSGRAYIRCPIPECSGYLEESVVMSHLASEDVAKYKYFLELSRVDSGTKACPQCSLFTSLKGQNPPVSGKMEQKFKIQCSRCQLVWCFKCHAPWHEGLKCRDYRKGDKLLRHWASVIEHGQRNAQKCPRCKIHIQRTEGCDHMTCTQCNTNFCYRCGEKYRQLRFFGDHTSNLSVFGCKYRYLPEKPHLRRFVRGSVCVSKVLVAPVLIVLLVVIGALALVIGLVAFPIYYICKKRKKHSNGTGRWLC, from the exons ATGGGAGAGGAACCAGGCTGCGTGAATGTGGCCTCAAATAATATGTCTGATCGTATCGGTTCCGATGCACAAACCGCCGGTTCTGGGTCCGACTGGGCTGCTCAGGTTGAGACACAAAGCTGTGATTTTACAGGAGATGTGGAGGAACCCGAGGAGACCAGAGCTGTGGAATCCAACCTGGATATTAAGCAGCACCAAGAGGCTGAAAGAAGAACATCTCCAGTGGACATTTTGAGAAGAAACTTTGCAGCAATCAGACCACCTTCTGTTGGGAAATATAATGTAGAAACATCTAAAGTGGGCTCCATGTTGGACCAGGAGAAGTTGGCTGTGATCCAGGTACCACCATGTATCTCCTACTTCAATGTTTCCAAACAAAGTCTGGAAGGTGAATCAAGAACTAACCTGGAAACAGCCAGACCACCTTCTGTTGGGAAATATAATATAGCAACATCTAAAGTGGGCTCCATGTTGGACCAGGAGAAGCTGGCTGTGATCCAGGTACCACCATATATCTCCAGCTTCAATGTTTCCGAACAAAGGAAGGTGGAAG AAACCGACTCTGATTTCCCAGATTTGTCAACATCCTTAGAATTGGAAGATCTTCAACTGTCGATTTTGGAAAGGAACCTTGaaagtaacattaaagccaTAGAAGAAAATGAAATTTGCCAATCCAAAGAGCACGTCTACTGCACCGTGTACTGCATCGCCAACGATAACTACAGGAAGCCATTAGAAGCCGCGCCACCGTCGGACCCCGAGAGTCCGCCCCCTTCCGAACTGCCTGAAGTTTGTTCGCCTGTAAACTTGCCAAATCCGAACCTGGATTTAGAGATCTGTCACTACCCGGAGCCGTATACGCTCAGAGATCTTGTGGACCCTTCCATGTTTAGCAGCATTCTCAACGTGGACGATCTGGTGCTAACGTGCCTAGTGTGTCTTGATGTCCGAGCCATCAGGCCTCTCCACTGTTGCAAGAAGTCGGTGTGTGAGGACTGTCTGAAGTCGTACATCGAATCCCAG GTTCTCTCAGGCCGGGCGTACATCAGGTGTCCAATCCCAGAATGCAGTGGTTACCTGGAGGAGAGCGTAGTGATGTCCCACCTGGCCAGCGAGGATGTGGCCAAGTACAAGTACTTTCTGGAGCTTAGCAGAGTGGACTCTGGGACGAAGGCGTGTCCACAGTGCAGTCTGTTCACCTCACTGAAGGGACAGAACCCGCCAGTGTCCGGCAAGATGGAGCAGAAGTTCAAG ATCCAGTGCAGTAGGTGCCAGCTGGTGTGGTGTTTTAAATGCCATGCACCGTGGCACGAGGGTCTGAAGTGCCGCGACTACAGAAAGGGAGACAAACTGCTGCGTCACTGGGCCAGCGTCATCGAGCACGGCCAGAGGAACGCTCAGAAATGTCCTCGCTGCAAG ATCCACATTCAGAGGACCGAGGGCTGTGATCACATGACCTGCACACAATGCAACACCAACTTCTGTTACCGTTGCGGCGAGAAATACCGCCAGCTGCGTTTTTTCGGCGACCACACCTCGAACCTGAGTGTGTTTGGCTGCAAGTATCGCTACCTGCCCGAGAAACCGCATCTGCGCCGCTTCGTCCGCGGCTCCGTGTGCG TGAGTAAAGTCCTGGTGGCACCGGTGCTGATCGTCCTGCTGGTGGTGATCGGTGCTTTGGCTCTCGTTATAG GTCTGGTCGCGTTCCCAATTTACTACATTTGTAAGAAGCGTAAGAAACACTCCAACGGCACGGGACGCTGGCTGTGCTGA